One Tolypothrix bouteillei VB521301 DNA window includes the following coding sequences:
- a CDS encoding EAL domain-containing protein, with protein sequence MQRPPEETVTLDNVVITVELSRRLPRPPNLLSENQAMHTLARQMVNQPETMLKSLVEIAIALCHAGTAGVSLLDVTPSGEEVFRWDVLAGTLQQYVGGTTPRNFSPCGTCLDRGGPQLYSYPERYFTYFQATNTPFVEGLVLPLIAEGHALGTIWIVSHDEQQHFDLEDVRVMTSLADFTAAALLLNRRQTKELLVKNAQLEAEVVERQRVEKQLLHLAFHDSLTGLPNRTLFMERLGQKLKRACTGEDLFAVLFLDVDRFKVVNDSLGHTIGDRLLIAIADRLQKCLRSGDLLARLGGDEFAILTEEIKSINDAVQLAERLQQALILPFYIQGYEVFTTLSIGITFSTLGYERPENLLRDADIAMYRAKALGKARYKIFDRAMYTESKKLLQLETDLRRAVERQEFRIYYQPIVSLSTNKIIGFEALLRWQHPKRGLVLPSEFISVAEETGLIVPIDYWVLREACRQMYLWQHQFQDRGLTINVNLSSKQFSQPNLNERIYETLQSTRLDPRSLKVEITESIMMENTAMATKMLWQLKELGIELHIDDFGTGYSSLSYLHQFPLSVLKIDRSFVNRSENSEIVLAIVTLAHNLGMDVIAEGIETLEQREKLRSLKCKYGQGYFFSKPQEASAVEALLAQEVNHVYSPNEYRSCSRMHSK encoded by the coding sequence ATGCAACGACCTCCAGAAGAAACAGTGACTTTAGACAATGTTGTGATTACGGTGGAGTTATCTCGACGATTGCCTCGTCCTCCAAACTTGCTCTCAGAAAATCAGGCAATGCATACGTTAGCGCGACAGATGGTGAACCAGCCAGAAACGATGCTTAAAAGCCTGGTTGAAATAGCGATCGCCTTATGTCATGCAGGGACAGCAGGAGTCAGCTTGCTTGACGTAACGCCCAGTGGTGAGGAAGTCTTTCGCTGGGATGTATTAGCTGGAACCCTGCAACAGTACGTCGGCGGTACTACGCCCCGCAACTTTAGCCCTTGTGGTACCTGTCTCGATCGCGGTGGACCTCAGCTTTATTCCTACCCCGAACGGTATTTTACTTATTTCCAAGCCACAAATACTCCCTTCGTCGAAGGATTGGTATTACCGCTTATTGCCGAGGGTCATGCTCTCGGCACTATCTGGATTGTGTCTCATGACGAGCAGCAACATTTTGACTTAGAAGATGTTCGCGTGATGACAAGTTTAGCAGACTTTACTGCGGCTGCTCTATTGCTCAATCGGCGACAGACCAAAGAATTGCTGGTGAAGAATGCCCAATTAGAAGCTGAAGTTGTCGAGCGTCAACGGGTAGAAAAACAATTGCTCCATCTTGCTTTTCATGACTCTTTGACAGGGCTACCGAATCGAACTTTATTCATGGAACGGTTGGGACAGAAACTCAAACGTGCTTGCACGGGTGAGGATTTGTTTGCCGTTCTTTTTCTAGATGTAGATCGCTTCAAGGTGGTTAACGATAGTCTGGGGCATACGATTGGGGATCGATTGCTAATTGCGATCGCAGATCGACTTCAAAAGTGTTTGCGGTCTGGAGATTTATTAGCACGTCTTGGAGGCGATGAGTTTGCCATCCTAACAGAGGAAATAAAGTCTATCAACGATGCCGTGCAACTTGCCGAGCGGCTCCAACAAGCGCTGATACTGCCTTTCTATATTCAGGGATACGAAGTGTTTACCACTTTAAGTATTGGCATTACGTTCAGTACCTTAGGATACGAGCGACCGGAGAATCTTTTGCGCGACGCCGATATTGCAATGTATCGCGCTAAAGCTTTGGGGAAGGCGCGTTACAAGATATTTGACCGAGCCATGTATACTGAAAGTAAAAAGCTGTTGCAGTTAGAAACAGACCTGCGACGTGCTGTTGAGCGTCAAGAATTTCGGATTTACTACCAACCAATTGTTTCGCTGTCAACCAACAAGATTATTGGGTTTGAGGCTCTCTTGCGCTGGCAACATCCCAAGCGCGGTCTGGTGTTGCCATCGGAGTTTATTTCAGTAGCAGAAGAAACTGGGCTGATAGTACCTATTGATTATTGGGTACTTCGAGAAGCATGCCGCCAGATGTACTTGTGGCAGCACCAATTTCAAGACAGAGGTTTGACAATCAACGTCAATCTTTCTAGCAAACAATTTTCACAACCAAATCTCAATGAGCGGATCTACGAAACTTTACAGTCAACTCGCTTAGATCCACGAAGTTTAAAGGTGGAGATCACCGAAAGCATAATGATGGAAAACACTGCTATGGCAACTAAAATGCTATGGCAACTGAAAGAATTAGGGATTGAATTACACATAGATGACTTTGGGACTGGCTATTCATCTCTGAGTTATCTGCACCAATTTCCACTGAGTGTTTTAAAAATTGACCGCTCCTTTGTTAATAGGAGCGAGAACTCAGAAATTGTGCTGGCGATCGTCACACTAGCTCATAATTTAGGCATGGATGTCATAGCAGAAGGGATAGAAACTTTGGAGCAACGCGAAAAACTGAGATCACTCAAATGCAAATACGGACAGGGGTACTTCTTTTCTAAGCCACAAGAAGCATCAGCAGTAGAAGCTTTGCTTGCCCAAGAGGTCAACCACGTCTACTCGCCCAACGAGTACAGATCGTGCTCGCGAATGCATTCCAAATAG
- a CDS encoding IS630 family transposase yields MRSSQAATPRVQKLRVEYWEKVKEIEPENLVFLDETGVILGLARTHARSQKGTRVYEMKPFYRGAKVTVIGAISLKKVVALMTINNSMDSLAFEGFIEKFLLPQLWPGAVVVMDNLPAHKLASIEPMIESVGAKVLCLSPYSPDFNPIELWWSQLKSFLRTFSPTTTEMVDKVISVALDLMNPQHLKNWFTKCCYCTS; encoded by the coding sequence TTGCGGAGTAGCCAAGCAGCAACTCCAAGAGTTCAAAAACTCAGAGTAGAATATTGGGAAAAAGTCAAGGAGATAGAGCCAGAAAACTTGGTATTTTTAGATGAAACAGGGGTAATACTGGGTTTAGCAAGAACGCATGCACGTTCACAAAAGGGAACAAGAGTATATGAAATGAAGCCATTTTACCGGGGAGCAAAAGTTACGGTGATTGGAGCAATAAGTCTTAAAAAAGTTGTGGCATTAATGACAATAAATAACTCAATGGATAGCCTAGCTTTTGAAGGATTTATTGAGAAGTTCTTATTGCCTCAATTATGGCCGGGAGCAGTAGTAGTTATGGATAATTTACCGGCACATAAACTAGCATCAATCGAACCAATGATTGAATCTGTAGGTGCAAAAGTCTTGTGTTTATCTCCATATTCTCCTGATTTTAATCCCATTGAATTATGGTGGTCACAACTTAAATCTTTTTTACGTACTTTTTCTCCAACTACAACCGAAATGGTTGATAAAGTTATCTCTGTTGCTCTCGACTTGATGAATCCTCAACATTTAAAAAATTGGTTCACTAAGTGCTGTTATTGTACCTCATAA
- a CDS encoding helix-turn-helix domain-containing protein: protein MKAYSVDIREKIVAAHIEEKISIRQVALRFAVSKSLVQKLVKQQKSHGNLQPLKPGKPRFSHLTNAELELRELVSENPDATIVEFCELFAAKTGNWVSQTAMCRSLQKLGLNRKKKHCGVAKQQLQEFKNSE from the coding sequence ATGAAAGCATATTCAGTAGATATTCGAGAAAAAATAGTGGCAGCGCATATTGAGGAAAAAATCTCGATTCGTCAAGTAGCACTCAGATTTGCAGTGAGCAAAAGTTTAGTACAAAAGCTAGTAAAGCAACAAAAAAGTCATGGTAATTTACAACCATTAAAACCGGGTAAGCCACGATTTAGTCATCTGACAAATGCGGAATTAGAGTTAAGAGAACTAGTGTCAGAGAATCCGGATGCAACAATAGTGGAATTCTGTGAATTATTTGCGGCAAAGACAGGTAATTGGGTGAGTCAGACGGCAATGTGTCGTTCTTTACAAAAATTAGGATTAAATCGCAAAAAAAAACATTGCGGAGTAGCCAAGCAGCAACTCCAAGAGTTCAAAAACTCAGAGTAG
- a CDS encoding sulfurtransferase: MEVKPLLTPIQLAEIILQKSTVVIDTRTLQEYAVSHIPGAINIHEIFTYLASSTPFGLSNLQSNFADLLGAAGISGTEQIVIYEDAMNSGYGQSCRGYFLLKYLGCSNVSILHGGYKAWLAAQMPTTVETIDRNRKIFLLNIDSSILVTTEQMLQALDRPEIVKLDVRDYDEWIGISSSPYGVDFCPRKGRIPGAVWIEWYRMMIPNSEIPMFRPVEEILEICQSVGIMPESTVYVYCFKGSRAANTLIALKEAGIKDVRNYFGSWNEWSRDFSLPVETRLSD, translated from the coding sequence ATGGAAGTAAAACCACTTCTTACACCGATACAACTAGCCGAAATTATACTTCAAAAATCAACTGTTGTTATTGATACCCGCACCTTACAAGAATATGCTGTTTCTCATATTCCCGGTGCAATCAATATTCACGAAATTTTCACCTATTTGGCTTCTTCTACACCATTTGGTTTATCTAACTTGCAGTCAAATTTTGCAGATTTATTAGGTGCAGCTGGAATCTCAGGTACCGAGCAGATTGTCATTTACGAAGATGCCATGAACTCTGGCTACGGACAGTCTTGTCGGGGTTACTTTTTGCTCAAGTACCTCGGTTGTTCTAACGTTTCTATTTTACACGGTGGTTATAAAGCATGGTTAGCAGCCCAAATGCCAACGACTGTAGAAACGATCGATCGCAATCGCAAAATCTTCTTGCTTAACATAGATTCCTCAATTCTGGTAACTACAGAGCAAATGTTGCAGGCTCTCGATCGACCGGAAATCGTTAAGCTAGATGTTAGAGATTACGATGAGTGGATCGGAATAAGTTCTTCTCCATATGGAGTGGATTTTTGCCCCCGTAAAGGTAGGATTCCCGGCGCAGTTTGGATTGAATGGTATCGAATGATGATACCCAATTCTGAAATTCCGATGTTCCGTCCAGTTGAAGAAATCTTAGAGATTTGTCAGTCTGTAGGTATTATGCCAGAGTCAACGGTATACGTTTACTGCTTCAAAGGGTCTAGAGCCGCCAATACCCTCATTGCCTTAAAAGAAGCAGGAATCAAAGATGTCAGGAACTATTTTGGTTCTTGGAACGAATGGTCTCGTGATTTCTCACTACCTGTTGAAACTCGGTTGTCTGACTAG
- a CDS encoding bifunctional serine/threonine-protein kinase/ABC transporter substrate-binding protein yields MTYCINPRCRNPYNPDGRLFCCTCGSELLLEGRYRVVEVLEKRPYTAVYEVLEKGRIKILKVLEQPQNKLVELFEKEAKVLQSINYPGIPKGYSYFLFKGKDSSSLYPCFVMEKIEGLNLQDYLKQRESRPIQEELAVEWLFKLANIVDIVHEKRLFHRDIKPSNIMLRSDGELVLIDFGAVREMTDTYSEALAKEEVTTISSQGYTAPEQCQGQAVPQSDFFALGRTFVYLLTGKEPYELPPDPKDRERKIWRNEIQISENLGNFIDNLMDPLPKKRPQNTKILLHQLVELQKSYGLQLEERGEINIGYRTTENLKNILSEPTCVQSTYYDNNGHDTASAEKPEAYRSLDVNLIDTLVNSHLKENGHERAYKAQKRIPIKKLLAGAAVFATVLVGGLVLSFVHRVDGCSKSTFSKFATDDNISCGEQIIITQSINEEKEEGVKAFAAGRYETAIGLLEKSWKKNSDPETLIYLNNARIFQQVPKSYTFAVVVPMTNNNDSINVSKEMLRGVAQAQDEFNKNPKTNYKIKILIATDNNNSYQAKKIAEALVKKQDVLGVVGHFTSDTTISAVGIYQQHKLPLISSTATSKDLSTVCRQSYCYFRRIAYSDRDIAQNLASYMLTNAKKRKAAVFFNETSNYSFSMRDTLERSFTAGGGTVVKEFDLSAPNFNPSQAISEVRATNADVIVLLPNNDGLISETVFRLIRANRLRYPIVGGDSLFMPNILEGVGNNAEGMVVGIPWHHLSSPNRQYTQATIKLWGEPVNWRTALSYDATRVFVAATEKLSFVSRENLEQTMAEPNFTVKGATGDISFLYNGDRKQLNIQQLVTVKAHPSTGQLQFVPLK; encoded by the coding sequence ATGACTTACTGTATCAATCCCAGATGTAGAAATCCTTATAACCCTGATGGTAGGCTGTTTTGCTGTACCTGTGGTTCAGAATTGCTTTTAGAAGGTCGCTATCGAGTTGTTGAAGTTCTGGAAAAACGACCATACACAGCAGTTTATGAAGTTTTAGAAAAGGGAAGAATTAAAATCCTTAAAGTACTAGAACAACCCCAGAACAAATTGGTGGAGTTATTTGAGAAAGAAGCTAAAGTTTTGCAATCTATTAATTATCCCGGTATTCCTAAAGGATATAGCTACTTTCTATTCAAAGGAAAAGATAGCAGTAGTCTATACCCTTGCTTTGTAATGGAGAAAATTGAGGGATTAAATCTACAAGACTATTTAAAACAAAGAGAATCTCGTCCTATTCAGGAAGAATTAGCAGTTGAGTGGTTGTTTAAGTTAGCAAATATCGTAGATATAGTCCATGAGAAAAGACTGTTTCATAGAGATATTAAACCATCAAACATTATGTTGAGATCTGATGGAGAACTTGTGCTAATAGACTTTGGCGCAGTGAGAGAAATGACAGATACTTATTCTGAAGCTTTAGCCAAAGAAGAGGTAACGACAATTTCTTCACAAGGGTATACTGCACCAGAACAATGCCAAGGTCAAGCGGTTCCTCAATCAGATTTTTTTGCTTTAGGTCGTACATTTGTTTATCTACTAACAGGTAAAGAACCTTACGAGCTTCCTCCAGATCCTAAAGATAGAGAAAGAAAAATTTGGCGCAACGAAATACAAATTTCTGAAAATTTAGGAAATTTTATTGATAATTTAATGGACCCATTGCCTAAAAAACGCCCGCAAAATACAAAAATCCTTTTGCATCAATTAGTAGAACTACAGAAAAGTTACGGGCTTCAGTTGGAGGAACGAGGCGAAATCAACATCGGATATCGAACAACAGAAAATTTAAAAAATATCTTATCTGAACCAACCTGCGTTCAATCTACTTATTATGACAATAACGGTCACGATACCGCTTCAGCCGAGAAGCCGGAAGCTTATCGCAGTCTTGATGTGAACCTTATTGATACTTTAGTAAACTCCCATCTGAAAGAAAACGGTCATGAGAGGGCTTATAAAGCTCAGAAAAGAATACCAATAAAAAAGCTGTTAGCGGGTGCAGCTGTCTTTGCTACCGTTTTAGTTGGAGGACTTGTTTTATCTTTTGTCCATCGAGTGGATGGGTGTTCCAAGAGTACTTTTAGCAAATTTGCAACCGATGACAACATAAGTTGTGGAGAACAAATTATTATTACTCAAAGTATAAATGAGGAGAAAGAAGAAGGAGTCAAAGCATTTGCAGCAGGAAGGTATGAGACTGCTATCGGTTTGCTAGAGAAGTCATGGAAAAAAAACTCCGATCCTGAAACCTTAATTTACTTAAATAATGCTCGAATTTTTCAACAAGTACCAAAAAGCTACACGTTTGCTGTTGTTGTTCCCATGACAAACAATAACGATAGTATCAATGTCAGTAAAGAAATGTTGCGGGGAGTGGCTCAAGCTCAAGATGAATTTAATAAAAATCCTAAAACTAACTACAAAATCAAGATTCTCATTGCTACTGACAACAATAACTCCTACCAAGCTAAGAAAATAGCGGAAGCTTTAGTAAAAAAACAAGATGTTCTGGGTGTTGTAGGTCATTTTACCAGCGATACCACGATTAGTGCTGTCGGTATCTACCAACAGCACAAGTTACCATTAATCTCTTCCACTGCTACCTCAAAAGATTTATCAACCGTGTGCAGGCAATCCTATTGTTATTTTCGCCGAATAGCTTATAGCGACAGGGATATTGCCCAAAATTTAGCAAGCTATATGCTGACAAACGCTAAGAAAAGAAAAGCAGCCGTTTTTTTTAATGAAACAAGCAACTACAGTTTTTCTATGCGAGACACATTAGAAAGAAGCTTTACTGCAGGTGGTGGGACAGTTGTTAAAGAGTTCGATTTATCAGCACCCAATTTTAATCCCAGTCAAGCTATAAGTGAAGTTCGAGCAACAAATGCTGATGTAATTGTGTTACTCCCCAATAATGATGGTCTGATTTCTGAAACTGTGTTTCGCTTGATTCGCGCCAATCGGTTACGCTACCCTATTGTGGGCGGAGATAGTCTTTTTATGCCGAATATTCTAGAAGGTGTCGGTAATAATGCAGAAGGAATGGTCGTTGGGATACCCTGGCATCACTTAAGCAGCCCTAACAGACAATATACACAAGCTACCATTAAACTTTGGGGGGAACCAGTTAATTGGCGTACTGCATTGTCATATGATGCAACGCGTGTATTTGTAGCGGCTACTGAAAAACTTTCATTTGTGAGTCGCGAGAATTTAGAACAAACAATGGCAGAGCCGAATTTTACAGTAAAGGGTGCTACAGGAGACATTTCTTTTCTCTATAATGGCGATCGCAAACAACTTAACATTCAACAATTAGTGACAGTTAAAGCCCATCCCAGTACGGGACAATTACAATTTGTGCCTCTTAAGTAA
- a CDS encoding LeuA family protein, giving the protein MPNKNDCSNKSNLKILDATLREGEQQAGIRFSSQDKIKILHLLEEFQIDCVEVGHPGISAEDERICLEVARAARSTQILMHARANVEEIQAAKRAKADWVGIWASVNHLATETKFVNRNKEYISQKIQVALAEAKKLGLKVRFTIEDASRTVWDDIEWLTDIALVAGAERISLADTVGILEPLTCDTLVSKFVSTFSCELEIHLHNDFGLAVANALVAIDAGASVIDTSILGIGERTGITDLLQLAVILHQKRGENRFPLEQIPKLACAVQRVTGYQPDELRPVVGKNAFTHTSKYHVQAVERNPKSYEAYPPELVGRVRRVEKQRPPVNGHAVIELNEEWNVRSQTVLDSTT; this is encoded by the coding sequence ATGCCAAATAAAAATGATTGCAGTAATAAGTCCAATCTCAAAATTTTAGACGCAACGTTGCGTGAAGGCGAACAGCAAGCAGGAATTCGTTTTAGCAGTCAAGATAAAATCAAAATTCTTCATCTATTAGAAGAATTTCAAATTGACTGTGTGGAAGTAGGTCATCCAGGGATTTCAGCAGAAGATGAAAGGATTTGTTTGGAAGTTGCTCGTGCAGCCCGTTCCACACAAATACTGATGCATGCTAGAGCAAATGTTGAAGAAATACAAGCAGCGAAACGAGCTAAAGCGGATTGGGTAGGTATTTGGGCTTCAGTCAATCATTTAGCCACTGAAACTAAGTTTGTTAACCGCAACAAAGAATACATTAGCCAGAAAATACAAGTTGCGCTCGCAGAAGCAAAAAAATTAGGTTTAAAAGTCCGTTTTACAATTGAAGATGCATCTCGAACGGTGTGGGATGATATTGAGTGGCTAACTGATATAGCGCTCGTAGCAGGAGCAGAACGTATAAGCTTAGCTGATACAGTTGGTATTTTAGAACCATTAACTTGTGACACACTTGTATCGAAATTTGTCAGCACTTTTAGTTGTGAATTAGAAATACATTTGCACAATGATTTTGGTTTAGCAGTAGCAAATGCACTTGTAGCTATTGATGCTGGAGCCTCCGTTATAGATACATCGATTTTAGGAATTGGGGAAAGAACGGGTATCACAGATTTACTTCAACTAGCGGTTATTCTTCACCAGAAGAGAGGAGAAAACCGCTTTCCCCTAGAACAAATTCCTAAATTAGCCTGCGCCGTACAACGAGTAACGGGCTACCAACCAGACGAACTCAGACCTGTGGTTGGGAAAAACGCTTTTACTCACACTTCAAAGTACCACGTGCAAGCTGTGGAGCGTAATCCCAAGTCCTATGAAGCGTATCCACCCGAATTAGTGGGTCGAGTCCGAAGAGTTGAAAAGCAACGTCCACCAGTTAATGGGCATGCAGTTATAGAACTGAATGAGGAATGGAATGTTCGTTCCCAAACTGTACTGGACTCCACAACTTAA
- a CDS encoding J domain-containing protein has product MDLGDCYRLLGLRSGASFSDIKLSYRRLAQLYHPDINPDDKKAKEKFIAVTEAYKLLLQVVPQENTFRQGTQSQTVERQETSSRPEPPKKEKPKPKPKPPNVVEIERRLKWRTYEQLQQFLKQKRFPQATALAEALAQRLPDDAEVRQWQAIAYQLWGRSLIADNQPLKARIYLKKALKTDPNNRTLWIEVQRDFERLEQKIF; this is encoded by the coding sequence ATGGATCTAGGAGATTGCTACCGTTTATTAGGTCTCAGGTCGGGAGCCTCGTTTTCCGACATCAAATTGTCATACCGTCGCTTGGCGCAGCTGTATCATCCTGATATCAACCCAGATGACAAAAAAGCGAAAGAAAAGTTTATTGCCGTAACTGAGGCATATAAACTCCTGTTGCAGGTAGTTCCTCAAGAAAACACATTTCGACAAGGAACTCAGTCACAAACTGTTGAACGTCAGGAAACTTCTTCGCGTCCGGAACCTCCAAAGAAGGAAAAACCAAAACCCAAACCAAAACCGCCTAATGTTGTGGAAATAGAAAGGCGGTTGAAGTGGCGTACTTACGAGCAATTGCAACAGTTTTTGAAGCAAAAGCGTTTCCCGCAAGCGACAGCTCTGGCGGAAGCACTGGCTCAGCGTCTCCCTGATGATGCAGAAGTCCGCCAATGGCAAGCTATTGCATATCAACTTTGGGGGCGATCGCTCATTGCAGATAACCAACCCTTGAAAGCTAGGATTTATCTCAAAAAAGCTCTAAAGACCGATCCCAATAACAGAACTTTGTGGATTGAGGTGCAGCGAGATTTTGAACGTTTAGAGCAGAAGATTTTTTAG
- a CDS encoding ATP-dependent Clp protease proteolytic subunit gives MPIGVPRVPYRFPGEPYTQWINIYERLALERIIFLSGEVTDGMANAIIARLLYMDSDDPTKDISIYINSPGGSVTAGLAIYDTMQHIKANVVTICVGMAASMGSFLLAAGTKGKRLALPNTRILIHQPLGGAQGQATDIEIEAKQILRMRQQLNEMLAARTGQPIEKIQKDTDRDYWMSAQEAKEYGLIDRVIEER, from the coding sequence ATGCCGATTGGTGTTCCTAGAGTCCCTTATCGTTTTCCTGGGGAACCTTATACCCAGTGGATTAATATTTACGAACGCCTTGCCTTGGAACGAATCATTTTCCTCAGTGGAGAAGTCACCGATGGTATGGCTAATGCTATTATCGCCAGACTGCTTTACATGGATTCTGACGATCCAACTAAGGATATTAGTATTTACATCAACTCCCCTGGTGGTTCAGTGACAGCAGGGCTTGCTATCTACGATACAATGCAGCATATCAAAGCAAATGTTGTAACAATTTGCGTAGGTATGGCAGCTTCCATGGGATCGTTCCTCTTAGCTGCAGGAACAAAGGGCAAACGTCTGGCTTTGCCCAATACTCGAATTCTCATTCACCAACCTCTTGGCGGTGCTCAGGGTCAAGCTACTGATATTGAAATTGAAGCTAAGCAAATTCTTAGAATGCGGCAGCAACTCAATGAAATGTTAGCAGCTCGCACGGGTCAACCTATAGAGAAAATTCAAAAAGATACCGACCGCGACTACTGGATGTCAGCTCAAGAAGCGAAGGAATACGGTTTGATTGACCGTGTCATTGAAGAACGGTAG
- a CDS encoding ATP-dependent Clp protease proteolytic subunit: METSPIKAVQAPYYGDSFYRSPPPDLPSLMLKERIIYLGLPLVSPDEYKQQLGVDVTELIIAQLLYLQYDDPEKPIYIYINSTGTSWYTGDAIGAETEAFAICDTLNYIKPPVHTICIGQAMGTAAMILSAGTKGYRASLPNGSIVLHQAKRRTGYGQATDIQIQAQEVLTNKQMILSILSKNTGQPPEKISKDMDRMYYMTPQEAKEYGLIDRVLESTKELPQVVSAALPVKS; this comes from the coding sequence ATGGAAACCTCCCCCATCAAGGCTGTTCAAGCCCCATATTATGGCGACAGCTTCTACCGATCTCCGCCACCCGATTTACCTTCGCTCATGTTGAAGGAACGGATCATTTACTTGGGACTGCCTTTGGTTTCACCGGATGAGTATAAACAGCAACTGGGAGTAGACGTAACGGAACTGATCATTGCTCAGCTTCTCTACCTACAGTACGACGATCCGGAAAAGCCAATTTATATTTACATCAACTCTACGGGTACTTCTTGGTACACCGGAGATGCAATTGGTGCTGAAACGGAAGCATTTGCTATTTGCGATACCCTGAACTACATTAAGCCACCCGTCCACACCATCTGTATTGGTCAGGCAATGGGTACGGCAGCTATGATCCTATCTGCAGGAACCAAGGGTTACCGTGCAAGTCTCCCCAATGGGTCAATTGTCTTGCACCAGGCAAAACGCCGCACTGGTTACGGTCAAGCAACAGACATTCAAATCCAAGCACAAGAGGTGCTCACCAACAAGCAAATGATCCTGTCAATTCTCTCTAAGAATACGGGACAACCTCCTGAAAAAATTTCTAAAGATATGGATCGCATGTACTATATGACTCCTCAAGAAGCTAAAGAATACGGCTTGATTGACCGGGTATTAGAAAGTACAAAAGAACTTCCTCAAGTTGTGTCGGCTGCCCTTCCTGTTAAATCTTAA
- a CDS encoding vWA domain-containing protein: protein MKVSLQPALNDGNLDANQSNSQRQLAISISAKPEMMDRNVPLNLCLILDHSGSMSGRPLEIVKKAAIRLVDRLSPGDRLSVVVFDHRAKVLVSNQLLENPERVKQQINRLAADGGTAIDEGLRLGIEELAKGKKETISQAFLLTDGENEHGDNNRCLKFAQLAAGYSLTLNTLGFGDNWNQDVLEKIADAGGGTLSYIQQPEQVVDEFGRLFTRIQTVGLTNAYLLFSLVPNVRLAELKPVAQVAPDTIELPVQLEMDGRFSVRLGDLMKDSERVVLANIYLGQLPEGRQTIAKVQVRYDDPAQDKTGLLSETIPVEANIVRSYQPAADAQVQQHILALAKYRQTQLAEAKLQQGDRAGAATMLQTAAKTALQMGDTGAATVLQTSATRLQAGEELSESDRKKTRIVSKTVLQDS from the coding sequence ATGAAGGTTAGCTTGCAGCCAGCTCTCAATGATGGCAATTTAGATGCAAATCAATCTAATAGTCAACGTCAGTTGGCAATTTCCATTTCTGCAAAGCCAGAAATGATGGATCGTAACGTCCCTCTGAATTTATGCCTGATTCTCGACCACAGTGGTTCTATGAGTGGACGACCACTGGAAATTGTCAAAAAAGCAGCAATCCGCTTAGTTGACAGACTCAGTCCTGGCGATCGCCTCAGTGTTGTTGTTTTCGATCACCGCGCCAAAGTTCTAGTTTCCAATCAATTACTGGAAAATCCAGAACGTGTTAAGCAACAAATTAACCGTCTTGCTGCTGATGGCGGAACTGCAATTGATGAGGGGTTGCGTTTGGGTATAGAGGAACTGGCAAAAGGAAAAAAAGAAACTATTTCCCAAGCCTTCTTGTTAACTGACGGTGAAAACGAACACGGTGACAACAACCGTTGTTTAAAATTTGCCCAATTGGCTGCAGGCTATAGTTTAACTTTGAACACCTTAGGATTCGGTGATAATTGGAACCAAGATGTTCTGGAAAAAATTGCTGATGCTGGTGGTGGAACTTTATCTTACATCCAGCAACCGGAACAGGTCGTAGATGAGTTTGGTCGTTTGTTTACCCGCATTCAAACTGTGGGATTGACCAATGCTTACTTGCTTTTCTCACTCGTACCTAATGTGCGTCTTGCAGAACTAAAACCTGTCGCCCAAGTCGCCCCAGACACCATTGAATTGCCAGTACAACTGGAAATGGATGGACGGTTTTCCGTGCGTTTGGGCGATTTGATGAAGGATTCAGAGCGCGTTGTGCTAGCAAATATTTATTTGGGACAGTTACCAGAAGGTAGGCAAACCATCGCTAAAGTTCAGGTTCGCTACGACGATCCAGCTCAGGACAAAACAGGATTGCTCTCAGAAACAATTCCTGTTGAGGCAAATATTGTTCGTTCCTACCAACCGGCTGCTGATGCTCAAGTACAGCAACATATTTTGGCACTTGCTAAGTATCGACAAACACAACTTGCAGAGGCAAAATTGCAACAAGGCGATCGCGCTGGCGCTGCTACGATGTTGCAAACTGCTGCTAAAACTGCCCTGCAAATGGGCGATACTGGCGCTGCGACTGTCTTGCAAACCTCTGCTACTCGCCTGCAAGCAGGAGAAGAGTTATCAGAGAGCGATCGTAAGAAAACCCGGATTGTTTCTAAGACTGTTTTGCAAGATTCTTAG